From one Nodosilinea sp. FACHB-141 genomic stretch:
- a CDS encoding helix-turn-helix domain-containing protein — MSEPTTKGTEFVKATLNVLGGKWKILILWHLRDETKRFSELKRLMPEVSEKVLTQQLRELEGDGVVLRVSHLSKSPKVEYSFTDYGRSLVPVLQSLCQWGEVHLALYHPS, encoded by the coding sequence ATGTCAGAGCCAACTACTAAAGGAACAGAGTTTGTTAAAGCGACTCTGAATGTGCTGGGCGGCAAGTGGAAAATTTTGATTCTTTGGCATCTGCGCGATGAAACAAAGCGGTTTAGTGAGCTAAAGCGCCTCATGCCCGAAGTGAGTGAAAAAGTTTTGACTCAGCAGCTGCGAGAGTTGGAGGGTGACGGCGTTGTGCTGCGGGTTTCACACCTGAGCAAATCGCCCAAGGTTGAGTATTCTTTCACCGACTACGGTCGAAGCTTAGTGCCGGTGTTGCAGTCGCTGTGCCAGTGGGGAGAGGTGCATTTGGCTCTTTACCATCCATCCTGA
- a CDS encoding SDR family oxidoreductase has product MQVENAVALVTGANGGIGQYYIDSLRSLGAARIYAGARQLSSLDNLVAIDPDRIIPVALDITDQTTVEAVAAQCSDVNLLINNAGIGLLKGFISAPDLSAARAEMEVNYFGTLAMCRAFAPVLKANGGGAIVNMLSILGRVNFPMNASYSASKGAGYILTQGVRAELAAQNTLVVGVMPATVDTKGSQDFPPPKVAPETVAQAALQAVIDGIEDVYPGEQAQAIAAQLLSDPKGVEKAMAAMLPQSA; this is encoded by the coding sequence ATGCAGGTAGAGAACGCTGTAGCACTGGTAACTGGAGCGAACGGTGGTATAGGGCAATACTATATCGACAGCCTGCGATCGCTGGGTGCAGCCCGAATCTATGCCGGGGCGCGTCAGCTTAGCAGCTTAGATAATTTGGTGGCTATCGACCCAGACCGCATTATTCCTGTGGCGTTAGATATTACCGATCAAACCACCGTAGAGGCTGTCGCCGCCCAGTGCAGCGACGTCAATTTGCTGATTAATAATGCCGGCATAGGCTTACTCAAAGGCTTTATCTCTGCCCCCGATCTCTCCGCCGCGCGAGCCGAAATGGAGGTGAATTACTTTGGTACGTTGGCGATGTGTCGAGCGTTTGCGCCTGTACTCAAGGCCAATGGTGGCGGTGCGATCGTCAACATGCTGAGCATTTTAGGCCGAGTGAATTTTCCGATGAATGCCTCCTACAGCGCGTCTAAAGGAGCGGGCTATATCTTGACCCAGGGGGTGCGGGCTGAGCTAGCGGCGCAAAACACTCTGGTAGTTGGCGTCATGCCCGCCACGGTAGACACCAAGGGCAGCCAAGATTTTCCGCCGCCTAAGGTAGCCCCAGAGACAGTGGCCCAAGCCGCGCTGCAAGCCGTAATTGATGGCATTGAAGATGTCTACCCCGGTGAACAGGCCCAGGCGATCGCCGCCCAACTGCTCAGTGACCCCAAGGGGGTAGAGAAAGCAATGGCGGCGATGTTGCCCCAGTCAGCGTAG
- a CDS encoding Glu/Leu/Phe/Val dehydrogenase, translating to MASILSDANRRLERALKYVSISEDASERLRYPKASLTVSIPVRMDNGTLKVFQGYRVRYDDTRGPTKGGIRFHPDVNLDEVQSLAFWMTFKCAALNLPLGGAKGGVTVNPKELSKFELERLSRGYIDAIANFIGPDVDVPAPDVYTNPMIMGWMMDQYSIICRKLSPAVITGKPLSMGGSQGRDTATGTGAFYVLQAMMAKFGQVPQNTTVAVQGFGNAGSVIARLLFDAGYRVVAVSDSQGGVYSPSGLDIPSIQQFKTSTRSLKAVYCEGTVCNIVNDHSVLTNDELLALDVDILIPAALENQITAENADTIQARYIFEVANGPVTSEADRILEAKDIYVFPDILVNAGGVTVSYFEWVQNRSGLYWSVEDVNARLKTMMVTEGERIWQIAQELAISPRTAAYVHALDRLGDALNAKGTRDYYVSGI from the coding sequence ATGGCCTCTATTTTGTCTGATGCTAACCGCCGTCTAGAGCGGGCGCTCAAGTACGTTTCGATCTCTGAGGATGCCTCCGAACGGCTGCGCTATCCCAAGGCCAGCCTTACCGTGTCGATTCCGGTGCGAATGGACAACGGCACCCTAAAGGTCTTTCAGGGCTACCGAGTCCGCTACGACGACACGCGCGGTCCCACCAAGGGCGGCATTCGCTTTCACCCCGATGTCAATCTTGACGAGGTACAGTCGCTGGCGTTTTGGATGACCTTTAAGTGCGCGGCGCTAAACTTGCCCCTGGGCGGAGCCAAAGGCGGCGTCACAGTGAACCCCAAAGAGCTGTCAAAGTTTGAGCTAGAGCGCTTGAGCCGGGGATATATTGATGCGATCGCCAACTTTATCGGTCCCGATGTCGACGTGCCCGCCCCCGACGTCTACACCAACCCCATGATCATGGGCTGGATGATGGATCAGTACAGCATCATCTGTCGCAAACTGAGCCCGGCGGTGATTACCGGCAAACCTCTCAGCATGGGCGGCAGCCAGGGGCGCGATACGGCTACTGGCACCGGAGCCTTCTACGTGCTGCAGGCGATGATGGCCAAGTTTGGCCAGGTGCCGCAAAACACCACCGTTGCCGTGCAGGGGTTCGGCAATGCCGGCAGCGTCATCGCCCGGCTGCTGTTCGATGCTGGCTATCGAGTGGTGGCGGTTAGCGACTCCCAGGGCGGCGTCTATTCCCCGTCAGGGTTGGATATCCCTAGCATTCAGCAGTTCAAGACCTCAACCCGTAGCCTCAAGGCGGTGTACTGCGAAGGCACCGTGTGCAACATCGTGAACGATCACTCTGTGCTCACCAACGACGAACTGCTGGCCCTGGATGTCGACATTTTGATTCCGGCGGCGCTGGAAAATCAAATCACCGCCGAGAATGCTGACACCATTCAGGCTCGCTACATCTTTGAGGTGGCCAACGGCCCCGTGACTTCCGAGGCCGATCGCATCCTAGAGGCCAAAGACATCTACGTCTTCCCCGATATTTTGGTCAACGCGGGCGGGGTCACCGTCAGCTACTTTGAATGGGTGCAAAACCGCAGCGGTCTCTACTGGTCGGTTGAGGATGTCAACGCTCGCCTCAAAACCATGATGGTGACCGAAGGCGAACGCATCTGGCAAATTGCCCAGGAACTGGCGATTTCTCCACGCACTGCTGCCTACGTGCACGCCCTCGATCGCCTGGGCGATGCCCTCAACGCCAAGGGCACCCGTGACTACTACGTCAGCGGTATCTAG
- a CDS encoding flavodoxin family protein codes for MSTIAIVYFSGGGHTHLMAEAIATGVHTAGHTADLLRITGEQITAGRWQDDGFMARLSAADAIMFGSPTYMSGVAAQFKAFIDGASSAWFVQQWKDKIAAGFTHSSSPSGDKQGTLLYLSINAAQHGMVWVGAADMPSQYQGKTDGINRLGSFLGIMGQSPMTMDGSPATLESGDRLTSELFGQRIAVAAERWTSQKVAVAA; via the coding sequence GAAGCGATCGCCACTGGAGTGCACACAGCGGGCCACACCGCCGACCTACTGCGCATTACTGGCGAGCAAATCACGGCTGGTCGCTGGCAAGATGACGGGTTTATGGCTCGCCTGAGCGCTGCTGACGCCATTATGTTTGGCTCCCCCACCTACATGAGCGGCGTAGCGGCCCAGTTCAAAGCGTTTATCGACGGGGCTAGCTCGGCTTGGTTTGTGCAGCAGTGGAAGGACAAAATCGCCGCCGGGTTTACCCACTCCAGTTCTCCCAGCGGCGACAAGCAGGGCACGCTGCTGTATCTATCCATCAACGCGGCCCAACACGGCATGGTGTGGGTGGGAGCAGCCGACATGCCCAGTCAGTATCAGGGCAAAACCGACGGCATCAACCGCTTGGGGTCATTTTTGGGGATTATGGGCCAGAGTCCCATGACGATGGATGGTAGCCCTGCCACCCTCGAATCGGGCGATCGCCTCACCTCGGAGTTGTTTGGCCAGCGCATCGCCGTCGCCGCTGAGCGTTGGACCTCGCAAAAAGTAGCTGTTGCGGCTTAG